TTCTTCCCAAGTCGATTGGCTGGGCGGAAAGCGGGATGGCTCGTATCGCAGGCAGGAACTCTCATGATGGCAACGCGCGCACAGCAACGTCCTGACCGGGCGGACCCGGTCAGATCCAGCGAACAGACACGGGATTTCGAGTTCACGTCGGCGGACTTCGCTCGCATTCGCGAACTGATTCACCGCAGCGCCGGCATTTCGCTGTCGGATCACAAGCGCGACATGGCGTACAGCCGTCTGGCGCGCCGTCTGCGTGCCCGCGGGCTCGACACTTTCAAGCAGTATCTCGACCTGCTCGAAGCGGAAGACAATCCAGCCGAGTGGGAAGCGTTCACCAATGCGCTGACCACCAACCTGACGGCGTTTTTCCGCGAAGCGCATCACTTTCCGATCCTCGCCGAATTCGTGCCGCGCCGCGCGCAGCCGGTTTCGGTATGGTGCTCGGCGGCGTCGACCGGTGAAGAGCCGTACTCGATTGCGATGACGCTGATCGAAGCGCTCGGCGACAGCGGCGCGCGTCAGGCCTCGGTGCTCGCCACCGACATCGACACCCAGGTGCTGGCCAAGGCCGAAGCCGGCATGTACCAGTTCGATCAGGTGAAGCACCTTTCGCCCGAGCGGCTCAAGCGCTTCTTCCTGAAGGGCACCGGCGCGCATGCCGGCATGGTGAAAGTCCGCCCGGAAGTGCGCGCGCTGGTGCGTTTCGAGCAACTGAATCTCACCGACCGCGATTACCAGTTGCGCTCGCAGTTCGACGCGATCTTCTGCCGCAACGTGATGATCTATTTCGACAAGCCGACGCAAGCGCAAGTGCTCGCGCGCTTCGAGCCGCTGATGAAGTCGGGCGGCCTGCTGTTCGCCGGCCACTCGGAAAACTTCACGTATGTCACGCAGGCTTTTAAGCTGCGCGGCCAGACCGTCTACGAACTGACGCGTGACGCAACCGGCGCGCGTACGCCGACGGCGACCCGCGGCTCGGCGACGGCGTCGCATCACACGGCGAGCGGGGTGACGGCATGAGCAGCGCCCTGCCGATCGCCACCAACCTGTATTTCGACAACCACTTCCAGCGCCCCGGCGTGAAGCTGTTGCCGAACGAGTTCTACACCACGCACGAAGACATGGTGCTGGTCACCGTGCTCGGTTCCTGCGTCGCGGCCTGCATTCAGGATCGCACGGCCGGTATCGGCGGCATGAATCACTTCATGTTGCCCGACGACGGCGCGGATGTCGGGCAGGCCGCGTCGGATTCGATGCGCTACGGCGCCTACGCGATGGAAGTGCTGATCAACGAACTGATCAAGGCCGGCGGACGGCGCGAGCGCTTCGAGGCGAAGGTGTTCGGCGGCGGCGCCGTGCTCGCCGGCATGACGACGATGAACATCGGCGACCGCAATTCGGAGTTCGTGCGCCGCTATCTGGCGCTCGAGAAAATCCGTATCGTCGCTGAAGATTTGCAGGGCTCGCATCCGCGCAAGGTGGCCTTCATGCCGCGCACCGGACAGGTGATGGTGAAGAAGTTGCGCCTGCAGCAGGAAGCGGGCGTGGCCGAGCGCGAACAGGCGCTGATGCGGCAAAGCGCCGAAGCGCGTGCCGAGCGGCTTGCCGCGGCGCGCAAGCGGGTGGAATTGTTCTCGACGCCGGCCGCGCCGAGACCCAGGGTCGAACTGTTTTCGACCGCCGCCGCCACCCGCCCGAAGGTCGAACTGTTCGGCGCAGGCTCGCGCCCGATTAATTCAAACAACGCCAGAACTACAGAGGAGGCGTGAGCGCTGTGCAAAAGATCAAAGTACTGTGCGTCGACGATTCGGCGCTGATCCGCAGCCTGATGACGGAAATCATCAACGGCCAGCCGGACATGACGGTGGTGGCGACCGCACCCGACCCGCTGGTCGCGCGCGAACTCATCAAGCAGCACAATCCGGACGTCCTGACGCTCGACGTCGAAATGCCGCGCATGGATGGCCTCGACTTCCTCGAGAAACTGATGCGTCTTCGGCCGATGCCGGTTGTGATGGTGTCGTCGCTGACCGAGCGCGGCAATGAAATCACGCTGCGCGCGCTGGAACTCGGCGCGGTCGACTTCGTGACCAAGCCGAAGGTCGGCATTCGCGACGGCATGCTCGACTACTCGGAAAAGCTCGCCGACAAGATTCGCGCGGCGGCCCGCGCACGCGTGCGCCAGGCCGCGCCTGCGCAGCACGCGGCAGCGCATGCCGCGCAGGCGCCGGTTGGCGCCGCGCCGCTCTTCAACAATCCGCTGCTCAGTACCGAGAAGCTGATTATCGTCGGGGCGTCGACGGGCGGCACCGAAGCGATCCGCGAAGTGCTGGTGCCGCTGCCGCCCGATGCGCCCGCCGTATTGATCGCGCAGCATATGCCGCCGGGTTTCACAAAATCTTTTGCGCAACGCCTCAATGGTTTGTGCCGGATTACCGTTAAAGAGGCAGAGCACGGCGAACGCGTCCTGCCGGGACATGCGTATATCGCGCCCGGCCACGCTCATCTGTTGCTGGCCCGCAGCGGCGCGAATTATATTGCTCACCTGTCCGAGGAGCCGCCGGTCAACCGGCATCGTCCGTCGGTGGACGTGCTGTTCCGTTCGGCCGCGCAGCATGCGGGCAAGAACGCGATCGGCGTGATCCTGACGGGGATGGGGCGCGACGGCGCCGCCGGATTGCTGGATATGAAAAAAGCAGGGGCGTACACCCTTGCGCAGGACGAAGCGAGCTGTATCGTGTTCGGCATGCCGCGTGAAGCGATTGCGCTCGGCGCGGCGGACGAGATCGCCGCGCTGCCGGAAATGAGCCGACGCGTGATGGCGCGTCTCTCGGCGATGGGCGATCGCGTTCAGCGGGTATGATGCGCGCCGGTAGGATTTGAGGCGCTAGTTTGAGGTGGTCAGGCGCCGCACCATGGATCAAGCAAAGGGAATGAAATGGATAAGGGAATGAAGATTCTGGTTGTTGACGACTTTCCGACGATGCGCCGGATCGTCCGCAACCTCCTCAAGGAACTCGGTTACTCGAACGTCGACGAGGCGGAAGACGGCCAGGCCGGTCTCGCGCGTCTGCGCGGGGGCACCTACGACTTCGTGATCTCCGACTGGAACATGCCGAACCTCGACGGTTTGGCCATGCTCAAGGAAATTCGCGCGGACGCCAACCTCACGCACCTGCCGGTGCTGATGGTGACGGCTGAATCGAAGAAGGAAAACATCATCGCGGCGGCTCAGGCCGGCGCGAGCGGTTATGTCGTCAAGCCGTTCACGGCCGCGACGCTCGACGAGAAGCTCAACAAGATTCTCGAGAAGATGGCCAAGACCGGGAGCTGATGTGAATCTGCCGACCAACGCGCAAGGCGCCGACGCGGTCAACGAGAGCGGCGACTTCGCGTCCGACCGCATCCTCGCCCGCATTGGACAACTGACGCGCACGCTGCGCGACTCGATGCGCGAGCTCGGGCTCGACAAGCATGTCGAGCGTGCGGCCGAAGCCGTGCCCGATGCCCGTGACCGTCTGAAGTACATCGCGAACATGACGGAGCAGGCCGCCGAGCGCGTCCTGTCAGCGATCGACATCGCCAAGCCGATCCAGGAGCAGTTGCAGAAAGACGCGGGCGAACTCGACGCGCGTTGGGAGCAGTGGTACGCGGCGCCGATGGAGCGGGGGGAAGTGCGCGCGTTGATGAACGACACGCGGAGCTTTCTGCGCGGCGTGCCCGACGCGACCAGCGCGACCAACTCGCAACTGATGGAGATCATGCTGGCGCAGGACTTCCAGGATTTGACCGGCCAGGTCATCAAGAAGATCACGGATGTGGTGTACCTGATCGAGCAGCAATTGCTCGGCGTGCTGGTCGAGAACATCGCGCTCGAGCGGCGCGAGCAGTTCGCGGCGAACGCGGCGGCGCTGGCGGCCGAAGTCTCGTCGACCGGCAGCCCCGAACATCTGCTGAACGGTCCGCAGATCAATCCGGAAGGTAAAGCGGACGTGGTGCAGGACCAGTCGCAAGTCGACGATCTGCTGGCAAGCCTCGGCTTCTGACACGCCCGGGTCACAACACGTCGCGGCGGCCCGGCAAGGGCGCCGGATCGAATCAGTGCACATGGCAAGCCACGCTTTCGCGTGCGCTTGCTGTCTACCGACACAAACCGCAGGCATACTACGAGCTCAAGCAGCGGCACGGCGCTCCAGTGAAAACACACGCTGGTCGGTGGCACGGTGAGGTAATCCTCAATAGTGCGACCGTCGCGGTGCCGTATGATCTGCATACATGCAGCCGGTTCGCGCCGACGCGCGAGCCGAGCGGCAGCTCGGGAGGAGCCTCGTCATGTGGAGTCGTGTACGCCGCGCCGGAGTCGTGACGGCGCTTGCTTTGCCCTGTTCGCTGTTGGCCGTGCAGTCCGCTCACGCGGGACTGGGCGGCGCACCCATGACGCCGCCCACGGGCGCGTCAGTTTCCTCCCGCACCGTCCAGGCCGGTGCCGGTGCCGGTGCTGGCGCCGCCGACGCGGCGCAGGGCGTGATGCATTCCGCGTCCAACGCCGGGTCTTCCGCTTCCACTTCCGCGTCCTACACCGTGCGTGAGACCACGCTCGGCAACGACACCGTGATCCGCGAATATCTCGCCACGAACGGTACTGTCTTTGGCATTGCATGGCGCGGCCAGCAAATGCCGGATCTGAACGATCTGCTCGGCAGCTATTTCCCGCAGTACGTGGCCGGCGTGAAGGCCGTGCGCGCGGCGCGCGGCGGCGGCCACGGTCCCGTCTCGGTCGATCAGAGCAGCCTCGTGGTGCGCTCCGGTGGCCACATGGGCGCGTTCAACGGCCAGGCGTGGCTGCCTGCCGCGTTGCCCGCTGGCGTCAGCGGTTCAGACATCCAGTAATAGCGAGGACGAAACATGCGAACCAAGCATATTGCTGTGAAGCTCAAGGACTGGATGCAGGCGGTCGTGGCCGTGGCTTTGGTGTCGACGCTCGTCGCGTGCGGCGGCGGCGGCGGCTCGAACAACGATTCGTCGACCACGCTGAACGGCGGCTCGCTGCCGGCCAGTCCGACCCAACAGCCGATCGCCGCGACGGCGGCCAACACCGTGCCCATTACGGTCGGTCAGGGCGTGAGCGGCGTTGTCAATATTCCGACGGTCAGCGTGACGATTTGCGCGCCCGGCTCGACCTCGAATTGCCAGACTATCAGCAACATCCAGGTCGATACGGGTTCGTTCGGGCTGCGCGTGGTCAACTCGGTCCTGAACGCCTCGCTGCTCAATGCGTTGCCGGTCAGCACCATCGGCGGCAGCGGCGCGCAACTCGCCGAGTGTGCGACCTTTGCGGACGGCTTCACGTGGGGGACGGTGCGCACCGCGACCATCGCGATCGGCAGCGAGAGAACGACGGCGGCCATTCCGATGCAGATCATCGGCGACAAGGACTCGAGCACGGTGCCCACGAGCGGCTGCGGCAGTGGTGCGTCCGAAAACACCGCTGGCGATCTTGGCGCCAACGGCATTCTCGGTATCGGCACGTCGCCCAACGATTGCGGCAACACCTGCGCCAACGCGGGGACGGCCGCCACCTTCAGCAATTACTTCGCCTGTCCGGGCGGCGTGTCGTGCGCCCGCACGGCGGTGCCGCTCGCGCAGCAGGTGGCCAATCCGGTCGCGCATTTCCCTGCCGACAACAACGGCGTGATCGTGCAGATGCCGCCACTGCCGGCCACTGGCGCGCCGTCGGCCACCGGTACGCTGGTATTCGGCATCGGCACGCAGTCGAACAATGCGCTCACCGGCGTGCAGAGCTTCACGACCGACACCTTCGGCGATCTGAACAACAGCGTGTTCCAGGGCACAACGGTGCAAGCCTTCCTCGATTCGGGTTCGAACGGCTACTTCTTCTCCGATAGCTCCATTGCCCTGTGCGGCAGTAACTTCGCGGGCTTTTACTGTCCGTCGTCGGCGCAAACCCGGTCGCTGACGCTGGTCGGATTGAACAACGCGCAGACGAGCGCCAGTATCGGCATCCTGAGTGCGGCGACGCTGTTCGGCAACGGCAACAATTTTGCGTTCAATGACCTGGCCGGACAGATCGGCGGTAGCGGCAGCTTCGATCTCGGCTTGCCGTTCTTCTACGGCCGCCACGTCTACTACGGCATCGATCAGACCGCGAGCGGCGGCCAGACGCCTTTCGTAGCATTCTGATCGAAGCGCCGCACTGAAGACTGGGGCCGGCCTGGCGCGCTCATACCCAGCGCGCTGCGCCGCCCCGGCCCCGCCAGCAAGGCCGACGGGCCGGCTTCCCGCCGGTTCCATCCCTCGAAATACCCCCCTTTCTCCGCCCTTATCCGCCGATCGGTGCTTGCGTCGAGCGGGAATAATCGCTCTCACTGGAAAGAGGCGCCGTGCCTCAGCCGACTGGAGAGCTTTTGTGGCAGAGGATAGCGACCTCGAAAAAACCGAATCAGCCACTCCCCGGCGCCTGCAGAAGGCGCGCGAGGAAGGGCAGATCGTGCGTTCGCGGGAGCTGTCCACGTTTGCGCTGCTGGCGGCGGGATTCTTCGGCGTATGGGGGATGTCCGGCAGCATCGGCGAACATTTGCAGGACATGCTGCGCGCGGCCTTCACGTTCGATCGCGCCGGCGCCTTCGAAACCCGCCGCATGTTGATCGGCGCCGGCGTGGCGGGCCGCGAAGGGCTTTACGCGCTGCTGCCGGTTCTCGCCTTCACCGGCGCGGCCGCGCTGCTTGCGCCGATGGCGCTGGGCGGCTGGCAGCTGTCGGCAAAAGGCCTCGAACCGAAGTTCAACCGCCTCAATCCGATCGCCGGCCTCGGCAAGATATTTTCGATCAACGGACCGATCCAGCTCGGCATGTCGCTCGCGAAGACGCTGGTGGTGGGCGGGATCGGCGGCACGGCGATCTGGAATCGCCGCGAAGAGATTCTCGCGCTGGCGACCCAGCCGCTGCAGCTCGCGCTCGCCAACACCGTGCATCTGATCGCAGTGTGCTGCGGCATGACGGTGGCGGGCATGTTCGTCGTCGCCGCGATGGATGTGCCGTATCAACTGTGGCAATTCCACAAGAAGCTGCGCATGACGAAGGAAGAAGTGAAGCGCGAACACCGCGAAAGCGAAGGCGATCCACACGTCAAAGGCCGGATTCGCCAGCAGCAGCGCGCGATTGCCCGGCGCCGCATGATGACCAACGTGCCGAAGGCCGACGTGGTGGTGACCAACCCGACGCACTTCGCCGTGGCGCTGCAATACACCGACGGCGAGATGCGCGCGCCGAAGGTCGTCGCCAAGGGCGTGAACCTGGTGGCGGCGCGGATTCGCGCAATCGCGGCCGAAAACAACGTGCCGTTGCTGGAAGCGCCGCCGCTCGCGCGGGCGCTGTATCACAACGTGGAACTGGACCGCGAGATTCCGGGCCCGCTGTATAGCGCGGTCGCCGAAGTGCTCGCGTGGGTGTATCAGTTGCGGCGCTTCAAGGCCGAAGGCGGCGACGTGCCGCTCGCGCCAACCGAACTCGACGTGCCCGCGGAATTCGACAAGGGCGGTGTATCGGATGACGAAGCCGACCAGGAAGCCGCCGACACGCTCAACCCCGCTACCAACCCAGATAACGACGACGCTTCAGGAGCTTCCGCATGAACGCCCGCGCCGGTTTCCTCGCTCGACGGCCGGATGCGTTGAGCGGCACCAATTTGCGCGCCCTCGCCGGGCCGGTGCTGATCTGCATGATCCTCGGCATGATGATTTTGCCGTTGCCGCCGTTCCTGCTCGACCTGCTGTTCACTTTCAACATCGCGCTCTCGGTGATGGTGCTGCTGGTCAGCATGTACACGATGAAGCCGCTCGACTTTGCCGCGTTCCCGAGCGTGCTGCTGTTCTCGACGTTGCTGCGCCTCTCGCTGAACGTGGCGTCCACGCGGGTCGTGCTGCTCGAAGGCCACACCGGTCCGGACGCGGCCGGCCAGGTGATCGAGTCGTTCGGCCACTTCCTCGTGGGTGGCAACTTCGCGGTCGGTATCGTCGTCTTTGTCATTTTGATGGTGATCAACTTCATGGTGATCACCAAGGGCGCGGGGCGGATCGCGGAAGTCTCCGCGCGCTTCACACTCGATGCGATGCCCGGCAAGCAGATGGCGATCGACGCCGACCTGAATGCCGGCCTCATCAACGAAGAACAGGCGCGCAAGCGTCGCATGGAAGTCGCGCAGGAAGCCGAGTTCTACGGCTCGATGGACGGCGCGAGCAAGTTCGTGCGCGGCGACGCGATCGCCGGTCTGCTGATCATGGTGATCAACATTCTCGGCGGCTTGATTGTCGGGATGGTCCAGCACGGCATGGACTTCGCGTCCGCGGGCAAGAACTACACGCTGCTGACGATCGGTGACGGCCTCGTCGCGCAGATCCCGTCGCTGGTGATTTCGACGGCGGCCGGCGTGATCGTTTCGCGCGTCGCGACCAATGAAGACATCGGCACGCAGCTCACCGGCCAGCTGTTCACGAATCCACGCGTGCTGATCATCACCGGCTGCATTCTCGTGCTGATGGGCCTGATTCCTGGCATGCCGCACTTCGCGTTTCTGATTCTCGGCGGCGGTCTGATCCAGCTTGGCCGCACGATGAAAAAGCGCGCCGAGGAACGCAAGAACACGACGGCGCTCGTCGATGTCGCACCGGCCGCGATGGCGCCGGTCGAAAACACCGAAGCGAGCTGGGACGACGTGACGATGATCGACACGCTCGGCCTCGAAGTCGGCTACCGGCTGATTCCGCTCGTCGACAAGAACTCGGACGGCGAACTGCTCAAGCGGATCAAGAGCATCCGCAAGAAGTTCGCGCAGGAGATCGGCTTTCTGCCGCCGGTCATTCATATTCGTGACAACCTGGAATTGCGGCCGAACGGCTATCGCATTGCGCTCAAGGGCGTCGAAGTGGGCGTCGGCGAAGCGTATCCGGGTCAGTGGCTGGCGATCAATCCGGGCCAGGTCTCCGCCGCGCTGCCGGGCACGCCGACGCAAGACCCCGCGTTCGGTTTGCCGGCCATCTGGATCGACACGAACCTGCGCGAACAGGCGCAGGTGTACGGTTACACGGTGGTCGATTCGAGCACGGTGGTGGCGACGCACCTGAACCATCTCGTGGTCACGCACGCGTCGGAACTGCTCGGCCGCCGCGAAGTACAGGCGCTGCTCGAACGGATGCAGAAGGACACGCCGTCGCTCGTCGACGACCTG
The nucleotide sequence above comes from Paraburkholderia sp. FT54. Encoded proteins:
- a CDS encoding chemotaxis response regulator protein-glutamate methylesterase is translated as MQKIKVLCVDDSALIRSLMTEIINGQPDMTVVATAPDPLVARELIKQHNPDVLTLDVEMPRMDGLDFLEKLMRLRPMPVVMVSSLTERGNEITLRALELGAVDFVTKPKVGIRDGMLDYSEKLADKIRAAARARVRQAAPAQHAAAHAAQAPVGAAPLFNNPLLSTEKLIIVGASTGGTEAIREVLVPLPPDAPAVLIAQHMPPGFTKSFAQRLNGLCRITVKEAEHGERVLPGHAYIAPGHAHLLLARSGANYIAHLSEEPPVNRHRPSVDVLFRSAAQHAGKNAIGVILTGMGRDGAAGLLDMKKAGAYTLAQDEASCIVFGMPREAIALGAADEIAALPEMSRRVMARLSAMGDRVQRV
- the cheD gene encoding chemoreceptor glutamine deamidase CheD → MSSALPIATNLYFDNHFQRPGVKLLPNEFYTTHEDMVLVTVLGSCVAACIQDRTAGIGGMNHFMLPDDGADVGQAASDSMRYGAYAMEVLINELIKAGGRRERFEAKVFGGGAVLAGMTTMNIGDRNSEFVRRYLALEKIRIVAEDLQGSHPRKVAFMPRTGQVMVKKLRLQQEAGVAEREQALMRQSAEARAERLAAARKRVELFSTPAAPRPRVELFSTAAATRPKVELFGAGSRPINSNNARTTEEA
- the cheY gene encoding chemotaxis response regulator CheY, which codes for MDKGMKILVVDDFPTMRRIVRNLLKELGYSNVDEAEDGQAGLARLRGGTYDFVISDWNMPNLDGLAMLKEIRADANLTHLPVLMVTAESKKENIIAAAQAGASGYVVKPFTAATLDEKLNKILEKMAKTGS
- a CDS encoding DUF3443 domain-containing protein, producing MRTKHIAVKLKDWMQAVVAVALVSTLVACGGGGGSNNDSSTTLNGGSLPASPTQQPIAATAANTVPITVGQGVSGVVNIPTVSVTICAPGSTSNCQTISNIQVDTGSFGLRVVNSVLNASLLNALPVSTIGGSGAQLAECATFADGFTWGTVRTATIAIGSERTTAAIPMQIIGDKDSSTVPTSGCGSGASENTAGDLGANGILGIGTSPNDCGNTCANAGTAATFSNYFACPGGVSCARTAVPLAQQVANPVAHFPADNNGVIVQMPPLPATGAPSATGTLVFGIGTQSNNALTGVQSFTTDTFGDLNNSVFQGTTVQAFLDSGSNGYFFSDSSIALCGSNFAGFYCPSSAQTRSLTLVGLNNAQTSASIGILSAATLFGNGNNFAFNDLAGQIGGSGSFDLGLPFFYGRHVYYGIDQTASGGQTPFVAF
- the flhB gene encoding flagellar biosynthesis protein FlhB; its protein translation is MAEDSDLEKTESATPRRLQKAREEGQIVRSRELSTFALLAAGFFGVWGMSGSIGEHLQDMLRAAFTFDRAGAFETRRMLIGAGVAGREGLYALLPVLAFTGAAALLAPMALGGWQLSAKGLEPKFNRLNPIAGLGKIFSINGPIQLGMSLAKTLVVGGIGGTAIWNRREEILALATQPLQLALANTVHLIAVCCGMTVAGMFVVAAMDVPYQLWQFHKKLRMTKEEVKREHRESEGDPHVKGRIRQQQRAIARRRMMTNVPKADVVVTNPTHFAVALQYTDGEMRAPKVVAKGVNLVAARIRAIAAENNVPLLEAPPLARALYHNVELDREIPGPLYSAVAEVLAWVYQLRRFKAEGGDVPLAPTELDVPAEFDKGGVSDDEADQEAADTLNPATNPDNDDASGASA
- the cheZ gene encoding protein phosphatase CheZ, with the protein product MNLPTNAQGADAVNESGDFASDRILARIGQLTRTLRDSMRELGLDKHVERAAEAVPDARDRLKYIANMTEQAAERVLSAIDIAKPIQEQLQKDAGELDARWEQWYAAPMERGEVRALMNDTRSFLRGVPDATSATNSQLMEIMLAQDFQDLTGQVIKKITDVVYLIEQQLLGVLVENIALERREQFAANAAALAAEVSSTGSPEHLLNGPQINPEGKADVVQDQSQVDDLLASLGF
- a CDS encoding DUF2844 domain-containing protein, which codes for MWSRVRRAGVVTALALPCSLLAVQSAHAGLGGAPMTPPTGASVSSRTVQAGAGAGAGAADAAQGVMHSASNAGSSASTSASYTVRETTLGNDTVIREYLATNGTVFGIAWRGQQMPDLNDLLGSYFPQYVAGVKAVRAARGGGHGPVSVDQSSLVVRSGGHMGAFNGQAWLPAALPAGVSGSDIQ
- a CDS encoding CheR family methyltransferase → MMATRAQQRPDRADPVRSSEQTRDFEFTSADFARIRELIHRSAGISLSDHKRDMAYSRLARRLRARGLDTFKQYLDLLEAEDNPAEWEAFTNALTTNLTAFFREAHHFPILAEFVPRRAQPVSVWCSAASTGEEPYSIAMTLIEALGDSGARQASVLATDIDTQVLAKAEAGMYQFDQVKHLSPERLKRFFLKGTGAHAGMVKVRPEVRALVRFEQLNLTDRDYQLRSQFDAIFCRNVMIYFDKPTQAQVLARFEPLMKSGGLLFAGHSENFTYVTQAFKLRGQTVYELTRDATGARTPTATRGSATASHHTASGVTA
- the flhA gene encoding flagellar biosynthesis protein FlhA, with translation MNARAGFLARRPDALSGTNLRALAGPVLICMILGMMILPLPPFLLDLLFTFNIALSVMVLLVSMYTMKPLDFAAFPSVLLFSTLLRLSLNVASTRVVLLEGHTGPDAAGQVIESFGHFLVGGNFAVGIVVFVILMVINFMVITKGAGRIAEVSARFTLDAMPGKQMAIDADLNAGLINEEQARKRRMEVAQEAEFYGSMDGASKFVRGDAIAGLLIMVINILGGLIVGMVQHGMDFASAGKNYTLLTIGDGLVAQIPSLVISTAAGVIVSRVATNEDIGTQLTGQLFTNPRVLIITGCILVLMGLIPGMPHFAFLILGGGLIQLGRTMKKRAEERKNTTALVDVAPAAMAPVENTEASWDDVTMIDTLGLEVGYRLIPLVDKNSDGELLKRIKSIRKKFAQEIGFLPPVIHIRDNLELRPNGYRIALKGVEVGVGEAYPGQWLAINPGQVSAALPGTPTQDPAFGLPAIWIDTNLREQAQVYGYTVVDSSTVVATHLNHLVVTHASELLGRREVQALLERMQKDTPSLVDDLVPKSLPLTTLQKVLQNLLEEGVPIRDMRTILEALSEHTPKITDAHDLTAAVRLALGRAITQQWFPGVGDMQVMGLDSNLERVLSQALSTGANPGLEPGLAHTLLNETQKAMTRQQNLGLAPVLLVQHALRPMLARFLRRSLPQLKVLSYAEVPDTRNIKVVNLIGAHG